The following are encoded together in the Thalassoroseus pseudoceratinae genome:
- a CDS encoding ATP-binding protein, with the protein MERQSRRSCEKWGFLLKLCELELIDREKRSTERRLKAAQFPQHKTLDDFDFSAQPSLNRVLISELLRGEYIDRREVIILIGNPGTGNAQPSQYPSGHRGLQR; encoded by the coding sequence GTGGAACGGCAGTCGCGGAGATCGTGCGAAAAATGGGGGTTCCTGCTCAAACTCTGTGAGTTGGAACTGATCGACCGCGAGAAACGCTCGACCGAACGGCGTCTCAAAGCGGCGCAGTTCCCCCAACACAAGACGCTCGACGACTTTGACTTCTCGGCTCAGCCATCGCTGAATCGGGTCTTGATCTCAGAGCTGTTGCGAGGCGAATATATTGATCGTCGCGAGGTGATCATTCTGATCGGCAATCCCGGCACGGGAAATGCCCAACCATCACAATACCCCTCTGGTCACCGAGGCTTGCAGCGGTGA